Proteins found in one Spiroplasma taiwanense CT-1 genomic segment:
- a CDS encoding ParA family protein: MKKITFTNSKGGVGKTTITLNVANALAKLGKKVLIFDFDSQANISLALQKNWKSNKEIIKWFQEDSTKEELLLSIEDTDIENIFLVGANRELSLVTMSDLNSLAMGELILKQNFKKIEEELKQKIDYILMDTSPTMSKILLNVLLAADEIIIPIEPHKFSIEGLETITKPYNKMIKTLNDIGSNIKNNINYYVVNKIQKNVTHKDVMQWINTLAIANKILNSKIPFSTIRQKETMINKFSLTDKSPFLILVEELFEKGIL, encoded by the coding sequence ATGAAAAAAATTACTTTTACAAATTCTAAGGGTGGAGTTGGAAAAACAACAATTACTTTAAATGTAGCTAATGCTCTTGCGAAATTAGGAAAAAAAGTTTTAATTTTTGATTTTGATTCACAAGCTAATATTTCATTAGCTTTACAAAAAAATTGAAAGTCTAATAAAGAAATTATTAAATGGTTTCAAGAAGATTCTACAAAAGAAGAATTATTATTGTCTATTGAAGATACTGATATAGAAAATATCTTTTTAGTTGGGGCAAATAGAGAATTAAGTTTAGTAACTATGTCAGATTTAAATTCTTTGGCAATGGGAGAGCTTATTTTAAAACAAAATTTTAAAAAAATTGAAGAGGAATTAAAACAAAAAATAGATTATATTTTAATGGATACATCACCAACAATGAGTAAAATTTTATTAAATGTTTTGCTAGCGGCTGATGAAATAATTATTCCAATAGAGCCACACAAATTTTCTATTGAAGGGTTAGAAACAATCACAAAGCCCTACAACAAAATGATAAAAACTTTAAATGATATTGGTAGTAATATAAAAAATAATATTAATTATTATGTAGTGAATAAAATACAAAAAAACGTAACACACAAAGATGTTATGCAATGAATTAATACATTAGCTATTGCTAATAAAATTTTAAATTCTAAAATACCATTTTCGACAATTAGACAAAAAGAAACAATGATTAATAAATTTTCTTTAACAGACAAAAGTCCTTTCTTGATACTTGTTGAAGAATTATTTGAGAAAGGAATATTATAA